The Micromonospora sp. NBC_00421 genome contains a region encoding:
- a CDS encoding glycoside hydrolase family 53 protein translates to MTPYRSRLRAWAVAFLAAVALPAALLGPPAPASAANTLTMLGADVSSVQRSLDLGARYYDAAGTARDPLDILKGLGVNYVRLRVWNNPASGWNNKAKVLAYARTVKAKGLKLMIDFHYSDTWADPGKQYKPAAWANHGIGQLQTDVYNYTYDVCTSLRAQGTTPDSVQIGNEINVGMLWNDGKVVNNDFTNLSLLLKAGYQATKQCNGGTQVIIHTANSDSMDHARWFYDGIRAKGVQWDLTALSYYCMWHGTLANLYNVITDVRSRYGKPVVLTETAYPFTAANADNEANAINGGEPCAGHQASWAGQATEFSWVQDTARNAGAIGVFYWEPTWYAVPGNGWDPANINGTGNQWDNMAIFNWTGQVNPSIRWRP, encoded by the coding sequence ATGACTCCGTACCGCTCCCGCCTGCGAGCCTGGGCCGTCGCGTTCCTCGCGGCGGTCGCCCTGCCCGCCGCCCTGCTCGGCCCGCCGGCACCCGCCTCGGCCGCGAACACGTTGACCATGCTCGGCGCGGACGTCTCCTCCGTGCAACGCAGCCTGGACCTCGGCGCGCGGTACTACGACGCCGCCGGCACCGCCCGCGACCCGCTCGACATCCTCAAGGGCCTCGGCGTCAACTACGTCCGGCTGCGGGTCTGGAACAACCCGGCCAGCGGCTGGAACAACAAGGCGAAGGTGCTGGCGTACGCCAGGACGGTCAAGGCCAAGGGCCTCAAGCTGATGATCGACTTCCACTACTCCGACACCTGGGCCGACCCTGGCAAGCAGTACAAGCCGGCGGCCTGGGCCAACCACGGCATCGGTCAACTCCAGACCGACGTCTACAACTACACCTACGACGTCTGCACCAGCCTGCGCGCCCAGGGCACCACGCCGGACAGCGTGCAGATCGGCAACGAGATCAACGTCGGCATGCTCTGGAACGACGGCAAGGTCGTCAACAACGACTTCACCAACCTCAGCCTGCTGCTCAAGGCCGGCTACCAGGCCACCAAGCAGTGCAACGGCGGGACCCAGGTGATCATCCACACCGCCAACTCGGACAGCATGGACCACGCCCGCTGGTTCTACGACGGCATCCGCGCCAAGGGCGTGCAGTGGGACCTCACCGCGCTGTCCTACTACTGCATGTGGCACGGCACGCTGGCCAACCTCTACAACGTCATCACCGACGTCCGCTCCCGGTACGGCAAGCCCGTCGTGCTCACCGAGACGGCGTACCCGTTCACCGCCGCGAACGCCGACAACGAGGCGAACGCGATCAACGGCGGCGAGCCCTGTGCGGGCCACCAGGCGAGCTGGGCCGGCCAGGCCACCGAGTTCTCCTGGGTGCAGGACACCGCCCGCAACGCCGGGGCGATCGGGGTCTTCTACTGGGAGCCGACCTGGTACGCGGTGCCCGGCAACGGCTGGGATCCGGCGAACATCAACGGCACCGGCAACCAGTGGGACAACATGGCCATCTTCAACTGGACCGGCCAGGTGAACCCGAGCATCCGCTGGCGGCCGTAG
- a CDS encoding M4 family metallopeptidase: protein MRSALALAGVTMLVGSGLVVTTTSVSAAPPSTPGPALVAAADTALKDHAGAVRSSAKDRYAVHSSRRDAKGGGAVRYTRTYDGLRVYGGDFVIRTEADGDYAGSSVGLAAPLTLATTPKVSAAKARKAAIAEFSGKVTGTGAAELFVDASSGTGRLAWETVVTGWAPDGQTPSKLHVISDALTGTRIGSYDEIESVVGTGNSVYAGPVAIDTTQSGSTYSLIDPTRGNGRTCDMNNGTSTCTTFTDADNVWGTGAASNRQSAAVDAHFGAATTFDYFTEVHGRNGIFGNGTGVPSRVHYGNAYVNAFWDGAQMTYGDGAGNAKPLVALDVAGHEMSHGVTENVVPGGLTYSGESGGLNEATSDIFGNMVEFYANTPVDPGDYQVGEKININGNGTPLRYMYNPTLDGSSHGCWSSSTNSLDVHYSSGVANHFFFNLAEGSGATPYGTSPLCGSAPPVTGIGREKAEKIWFRALDAYFVSNTRYVNTAQPTNTARLHTLSAATDLYGLCSTEYKAVMAAWTAVNVTGTESCAANDFSVAVTPATLTLDPGTSGTATVSTTVVRGTAETVTFSTGPLPAGVTVSFAPSSVTAGGSTTVTVSAAATAGSGTVAITVVGTSPSIARTATLNLTVNGLPGCNGTNGTDVPIADNSTVESAIVISGCAATPSTASKIEVHIVHTYIGDLVVSLVAPDGSVYTLQNRSGGSADNIDQTYTVNLSSETANGTWRLRVQDTASLDTGYLNSWSLNL, encoded by the coding sequence TTGAGATCAGCCCTAGCGCTGGCCGGCGTCACCATGCTGGTCGGCAGCGGTCTCGTGGTCACCACCACGAGCGTGTCCGCAGCCCCACCGTCCACCCCCGGGCCGGCGCTGGTCGCCGCCGCCGACACCGCCCTCAAGGATCACGCGGGAGCCGTCAGGTCCTCGGCGAAGGACCGCTACGCCGTGCACAGCAGCAGGCGGGACGCCAAGGGGGGCGGCGCGGTCCGCTACACCCGCACCTACGACGGGCTCCGCGTCTACGGCGGTGACTTCGTCATCCGCACCGAGGCCGACGGTGACTACGCCGGCAGCTCGGTCGGCCTGGCCGCCCCGCTGACCCTCGCCACCACCCCGAAGGTCAGCGCCGCGAAGGCCCGCAAGGCCGCGATCGCCGAGTTCTCCGGCAAGGTCACCGGCACCGGGGCGGCGGAGCTGTTCGTCGACGCCAGCAGCGGCACCGGCCGACTCGCCTGGGAGACCGTCGTCACCGGTTGGGCCCCGGACGGGCAGACCCCCTCCAAGCTGCACGTGATCAGCGACGCGCTCACCGGCACCCGGATCGGCTCGTACGACGAGATCGAGTCCGTCGTCGGCACCGGCAACAGCGTCTACGCCGGCCCGGTCGCGATCGACACCACCCAGTCCGGCTCGACCTACAGCCTGATCGACCCGACCCGGGGCAACGGTCGGACCTGCGACATGAACAACGGCACCTCGACCTGCACGACCTTCACCGACGCCGACAACGTGTGGGGCACCGGGGCGGCGTCCAACCGGCAGTCCGCCGCGGTCGACGCGCACTTCGGCGCGGCCACGACCTTCGACTACTTCACCGAGGTGCACGGCCGCAACGGCATCTTCGGCAACGGCACCGGCGTGCCGAGCCGGGTGCACTACGGCAACGCCTACGTCAACGCCTTCTGGGACGGCGCGCAGATGACCTACGGCGACGGCGCGGGGAACGCCAAGCCGCTTGTCGCGCTCGACGTCGCCGGTCACGAGATGTCCCACGGCGTCACCGAGAACGTGGTCCCCGGTGGCCTGACCTACTCGGGCGAGTCCGGCGGGCTGAACGAGGCCACCAGCGACATCTTCGGCAACATGGTGGAGTTCTACGCGAACACCCCGGTCGACCCGGGTGACTACCAGGTCGGCGAAAAGATCAACATCAACGGCAACGGCACCCCGCTGCGCTACATGTACAACCCGACGCTGGACGGCTCGTCGCACGGCTGCTGGTCGAGCAGCACCAACAGCCTCGACGTGCACTACTCCTCCGGGGTGGCCAACCACTTCTTCTTCAACCTGGCCGAGGGCTCCGGGGCCACCCCGTACGGCACCTCGCCGCTGTGCGGCTCGGCCCCGCCGGTGACCGGGATCGGCCGGGAGAAGGCGGAGAAGATCTGGTTCCGCGCGTTGGACGCGTACTTCGTCTCGAACACCCGCTACGTGAACACCGCCCAGCCGACCAACACCGCGCGGCTGCACACCCTGTCGGCCGCCACCGACCTGTACGGCCTGTGCAGCACCGAGTACAAGGCGGTGATGGCCGCCTGGACCGCGGTGAACGTGACCGGCACCGAGTCGTGCGCCGCCAACGACTTCTCCGTCGCGGTCACCCCGGCGACGCTGACCCTCGACCCGGGCACCTCGGGCACCGCCACGGTCTCCACCACAGTCGTCCGGGGCACCGCCGAGACGGTCACCTTCTCGACCGGCCCGCTGCCGGCCGGGGTGACCGTGTCGTTCGCGCCGTCGTCGGTCACCGCGGGTGGCTCGACCACGGTCACTGTCAGCGCCGCCGCCACTGCCGGCAGCGGCACGGTGGCGATCACGGTGGTGGGCACCTCGCCCTCGATCGCCCGGACGGCCACCCTGAACCTGACGGTGAACGGGTTGCCGGGCTGCAACGGCACGAACGGGACCGACGTCCCGATCGCCGACAACTCGACTGTGGAGAGCGCGATCGTGATCAGCGGCTGCGCGGCGACCCCGTCGACCGCGAGCAAGATCGAGGTGCACATCGTGCACACCTACATCGGTGACCTGGTGGTCAGCCTGGTCGCCCCGGACGGCAGCGTGTACACGCTACAGAACCGCTCCGGTGGCAGCGCCGACAACATCGACCAGACGTACACCGTGAACCTCTCCTCCGAGACCGCGAACGGGACCTGGCGGCTGCGGGTCCAGGACACGGCGAGTCTCGACACCGGTTACCTCAACAGTTGGAGCCTGAACCTCTGA
- a CDS encoding PIG-L family deacetylase, with protein MTERGLTLMAVHAHPDDEATSTGGVLARYAAEGITTVLVTCTDGRCGDGPGGVKPGDPGHDPAAVVAMRQEELEASCAALKVTHLETLGYADSGMMGWPNNDLPGAFWTTPVVEAADRLAELIRRYRPDVVVTYDENGFYGHPDHIQAHRITMAAVAMTDIPAKVYWTTVPRKAFAEFGRAMKEIGVEWAEPDAADEPGPQLGLPDDEITTWVDTSSHGAQKFDALAAHASQTENIFFLRLGRDRFVELMGLETFVRVRDTTGAALPEDDLFAGLR; from the coding sequence ATGACTGAGCGAGGCCTGACCCTGATGGCGGTGCACGCGCACCCCGACGACGAGGCGACGAGCACCGGTGGCGTGCTGGCCCGGTATGCGGCGGAGGGCATCACCACCGTGCTGGTGACCTGCACAGACGGTCGGTGCGGCGACGGTCCCGGCGGGGTCAAGCCGGGCGATCCGGGGCACGATCCGGCCGCCGTGGTGGCGATGCGGCAGGAGGAGCTGGAGGCCAGCTGTGCGGCGTTGAAGGTCACCCACCTGGAGACCCTCGGTTACGCCGACTCCGGGATGATGGGCTGGCCGAACAACGACCTGCCCGGCGCGTTCTGGACCACGCCGGTGGTGGAGGCGGCCGACCGGTTGGCGGAGCTGATCCGCCGCTACCGGCCGGACGTCGTGGTCACCTACGACGAGAACGGGTTCTACGGCCACCCGGACCACATCCAGGCCCACCGGATCACCATGGCCGCCGTCGCGATGACCGACATCCCGGCGAAGGTCTACTGGACCACCGTGCCGCGTAAGGCGTTCGCGGAGTTCGGCCGGGCGATGAAGGAGATCGGCGTCGAGTGGGCCGAGCCGGACGCGGCGGACGAGCCGGGGCCGCAGCTCGGCCTGCCCGACGACGAGATCACCACCTGGGTGGACACCAGCAGTCACGGCGCGCAGAAGTTCGACGCGCTGGCCGCCCATGCCAGCCAGACCGAGAACATCTTCTTCCTGCGCCTGGGCCGGGACCGGTTCGTCGAGCTGATGGGCCTGGAGACCTTCGTCCGGGTCCGCGACACCACCGGGGCGGCGCTGCCCGAGGACGACCTGTTCGCCGGCCTGCGCTGA
- a CDS encoding DUF1349 domain-containing protein translates to MTTTWTVPGLPFALTPYPETAWTVAAATGTVTVAAAPHSDIFLDPGAGDPLNAESMLNAATLLGLPPDGDFQLSARVTVEFAATYDAGVLLFWVDERHWGKLCFEFSPDGEPMIVSVVARGVADDANAFVVDGRTVWLRVSRIDHAFAYHASLDGTTWRMIRFFAVDGAATAATIGFEAQSPTGDGCRVVFDDIRFTRDRLADLRDGS, encoded by the coding sequence ATGACCACCACCTGGACCGTGCCGGGCCTGCCGTTCGCCCTGACGCCGTACCCCGAGACGGCGTGGACGGTCGCCGCGGCAACCGGCACGGTGACGGTCGCGGCGGCCCCGCACAGCGACATCTTCCTCGACCCGGGAGCGGGCGACCCGCTCAACGCCGAGTCGATGCTCAACGCGGCGACCCTGCTCGGCCTCCCCCCGGACGGCGACTTCCAGCTCAGCGCCCGGGTCACCGTCGAGTTCGCCGCGACCTACGACGCGGGGGTGCTGCTGTTCTGGGTCGACGAGCGGCACTGGGGCAAGCTCTGCTTCGAGTTCTCCCCCGACGGCGAGCCGATGATCGTCTCGGTGGTCGCCCGGGGGGTCGCCGACGACGCCAACGCCTTCGTCGTCGACGGCCGTACGGTGTGGTTGCGGGTGTCCCGGATCGACCACGCCTTCGCGTACCACGCCTCGCTCGACGGCACGACGTGGCGGATGATCCGGTTCTTCGCCGTCGACGGCGCGGCCACCGCCGCCACGATCGGCTTCGAGGCGCAGTCGCCGACCGGTGACGGTTGCCGGGTCGTCTTCGACGACATCCGCTTCACCCGCGACCGCCTGGCCGACCTGCGCGACGGCTCCTGA
- the prfH gene encoding peptide chain release factor H, whose protein sequence is MSVHLLLSAGRGPQECAWAAARLLDRLEADAVRHRVTTHRVGTVAGDRHATYRSVLVRLTGADVETFTAGWTGTLCWQAPSPYRPTTGRRNWYVTARPCQVDIPTTTFTEADVHIVACRTGGPGGQHRNKASTAVRATHRPSGLVVVVDTERQFSLNRAVALRLLRQRLADGDERAGRAVTAARRRIHDELVRGDAVRIERPHQPEGPASATGARVRSRRAGRPGGRG, encoded by the coding sequence ATGAGCGTCCACCTGCTGCTGTCCGCCGGGCGGGGTCCGCAGGAGTGTGCCTGGGCGGCGGCCCGGCTCCTGGACCGGCTGGAGGCCGACGCCGTCCGGCACCGGGTGACCACCCACCGGGTCGGGACCGTCGCCGGGGACCGGCACGCCACCTACCGCTCGGTCCTGGTGCGGCTCACCGGGGCCGACGTGGAGACGTTCACCGCCGGGTGGACCGGCACCCTGTGCTGGCAGGCGCCCAGCCCCTACCGGCCCACGACGGGTCGCCGGAACTGGTACGTCACCGCCCGGCCGTGCCAGGTGGACATCCCGACCACGACGTTCACCGAGGCCGACGTGCACATCGTCGCCTGCCGCACAGGTGGTCCCGGCGGCCAGCACCGGAACAAGGCAAGCACGGCGGTACGGGCGACCCACCGTCCCTCGGGTCTCGTCGTCGTGGTCGACACCGAACGGCAGTTCAGCCTCAATCGCGCCGTCGCGCTGCGGTTGCTGCGGCAACGTCTCGCCGACGGCGACGAGCGGGCCGGCCGCGCCGTCACCGCCGCCCGCCGGCGCATCCACGACGAACTCGTCCGGGGCGACGCCGTCCGGATCGAACGCCCGCACCAGCCCGAAGGGCCAGCGTCGGCGACCGGGGCGCGGGTCAGGAGCCGTCGCGCAGGTCGGCCAGGCGGTCGCGGGTGA
- a CDS encoding RNA ligase RtcB family protein: MATVTVFASPESWIESDAVRQCHQVAALDGMRHVAAMPDLHPGKGAPIGAAMSSTVLYPHLVGSDIGCGIAVFPISLRRVVPERLAARFPDLDRALAPGRDADDPAWAVAAGDPPAGHVEGLGTVGRGNHFVELARIETVFAADHAARLGLTAGDLVLVVHSGSRGLGERILRAHTEVHGAGPAPDPADYLVRHDQAVRWGALNRRLLAARVAHALGAEPTAPVVDQCHNLVEVRDGCYLHRKGAAPGDGRDVLVAGTRGTRSYLVAGHAGPAANHSVAHGAGRKMSRADALRRGRAKHTVEELRRTPVGSLVVCGDRQLLFEEAPTAYKRIEQVLADLVGHDLATPVASTVPLVTYKTPDLGSGPRPARRDERRRRGR, encoded by the coding sequence ATGGCCACCGTCACCGTCTTCGCCTCCCCCGAGAGCTGGATCGAGTCCGACGCCGTCCGGCAGTGCCACCAGGTGGCCGCCCTCGACGGCATGCGCCACGTCGCCGCCATGCCCGACCTGCACCCGGGCAAGGGTGCCCCGATCGGCGCCGCGATGTCCTCCACCGTGCTCTACCCACACCTGGTGGGCTCCGACATCGGGTGCGGCATCGCCGTCTTCCCGATCAGCCTCAGGCGGGTCGTACCCGAGCGGCTCGCCGCGCGGTTCCCCGACCTCGACCGGGCGCTGGCCCCCGGGCGGGACGCCGACGATCCGGCCTGGGCCGTCGCGGCCGGCGATCCGCCCGCCGGTCATGTCGAGGGCCTCGGCACGGTCGGTCGGGGCAACCACTTCGTGGAACTCGCCCGGATCGAGACCGTGTTCGCGGCGGACCACGCGGCCCGGCTCGGGCTCACCGCCGGTGACCTCGTGCTCGTCGTGCACAGCGGATCCCGGGGCCTGGGCGAGCGGATCCTGCGGGCGCACACCGAGGTCCACGGGGCGGGGCCGGCCCCCGATCCGGCCGACTACCTGGTACGGCACGACCAGGCCGTCCGCTGGGGTGCGCTCAACCGGCGGTTGCTGGCCGCCCGGGTCGCCCACGCGCTGGGGGCCGAGCCCACCGCACCGGTCGTCGACCAGTGCCACAACCTGGTCGAGGTCCGCGACGGCTGCTACCTGCACCGCAAGGGCGCGGCCCCGGGCGACGGCCGCGACGTGCTGGTCGCCGGCACCCGGGGCACCCGCTCCTACCTCGTCGCCGGCCACGCGGGGCCGGCGGCCAACCATTCCGTGGCCCACGGCGCGGGTCGCAAGATGTCCCGCGCCGACGCGCTGCGTCGGGGTCGGGCCAAGCACACCGTCGAGGAGTTGCGGCGTACGCCTGTCGGCTCGCTCGTGGTGTGCGGCGACCGGCAGTTGCTCTTCGAGGAGGCGCCGACGGCCTACAAACGCATCGAGCAGGTGCTCGCCGACCTGGTCGGCCACGACCTGGCCACCCCCGTGGCCAGCACCGTCCCGCTTGTCACCTACAAGACGCCCGACCTCGGGTCCGGTCCCCGACCGGCCCGCCGGGACGAGCGCCGACGGCGAGGTCGGTGA
- a CDS encoding ROK family protein encodes MPNSPTVDGQSPGDSRRRSLGTLLRRVHLGGPVSRAGLAEWLGVNRSTVLALTTELVAAGLVHEGFPELTGRAGRPSLVVRPASDRVYVLAFDIAVDRLVAARVGLGGQIQQRREAHRARAGVDLDTVVRVLADFGRQLHRTAAPGAVCVGIGASYCGMIRPGDGMVRFGPDLGWVDQAFGAELERRLDLGLPVLVGNEAHLGALAEHQRGVGVGVRNLVYLHGDVGVGGGIIVGGELLGGDGGYGSEVGHMLVNPYDGRPCGCGSRGCLEAEVGERALLDAAGRPADLIGRDAVREVVEAAGRGEPAARDALRTIGDWLGIGVANVINLFNPGMVIFGGMLREVYRGSAVHVRDRIAANVLPVSRTRAQLRVSALGDDATVVGAAELGFARLLADPLGVRVG; translated from the coding sequence ATGCCGAACAGTCCGACAGTGGACGGGCAGTCGCCTGGTGACAGCCGCCGCCGGAGCCTGGGGACGTTGCTCCGGCGGGTGCACCTCGGCGGCCCGGTGTCGCGCGCCGGGCTGGCCGAGTGGCTGGGCGTCAACCGCAGCACCGTCCTGGCGCTCACCACGGAACTCGTCGCGGCCGGCCTGGTGCACGAGGGCTTTCCGGAGCTGACCGGCCGGGCCGGACGACCGTCCCTGGTGGTCCGGCCGGCGTCCGACCGGGTGTACGTGCTCGCCTTCGACATCGCGGTGGACCGGCTGGTGGCCGCCCGGGTGGGGCTGGGTGGCCAGATCCAGCAGCGGCGGGAGGCACACCGGGCCCGCGCGGGCGTCGACCTGGACACCGTGGTCCGGGTGCTGGCCGACTTCGGCCGTCAACTGCACCGGACGGCGGCACCGGGGGCGGTCTGCGTCGGGATCGGCGCGTCGTACTGCGGCATGATCCGACCCGGGGACGGGATGGTGCGGTTCGGCCCGGACCTGGGCTGGGTGGACCAGGCGTTCGGCGCGGAGCTGGAGCGTCGGCTCGATCTCGGGCTGCCGGTCCTGGTCGGCAACGAGGCCCACCTGGGCGCGCTGGCCGAGCACCAGCGCGGCGTGGGCGTCGGGGTACGGAACCTGGTCTACCTGCACGGCGACGTCGGGGTCGGCGGCGGGATCATCGTGGGCGGCGAGCTGCTCGGCGGCGACGGCGGGTACGGCTCCGAGGTCGGTCACATGCTCGTCAACCCGTACGACGGACGACCGTGCGGGTGCGGTTCGCGCGGCTGCCTGGAGGCGGAGGTCGGCGAGCGGGCGCTGCTCGACGCGGCCGGTCGACCCGCCGACCTGATCGGCCGGGACGCGGTCCGCGAGGTGGTCGAGGCCGCCGGTCGCGGCGAACCGGCGGCCCGCGACGCACTACGGACCATCGGCGACTGGCTGGGCATCGGGGTGGCGAACGTGATCAACCTGTTCAACCCCGGCATGGTGATCTTCGGTGGCATGCTGCGGGAGGTGTACCGGGGTTCGGCGGTGCACGTCCGGGACCGGATCGCCGCGAACGTCCTGCCGGTCTCGCGCACCCGGGCGCAACTGCGGGTCTCCGCCCTCGGTGACGACGCCACAGTGGTCGGCGCGGCGGAGCTCGGCTTCGCCCGGCTGCTCGCCGACCCGCTGGGCGTCCGGGTCGGCTGA